One Erpetoichthys calabaricus chromosome 8, fErpCal1.3, whole genome shotgun sequence DNA segment encodes these proteins:
- the LOC114656654 gene encoding uncharacterized protein LOC114656654, whose product MDDFDYSVHIADRDWDAFLTESDECILSQASLADLEDPCLSDIDDPGTTTAGIRRETEVHTFSMDCAAPDFSLFGPLDFSGSPIESDQLCCTEGAWLKMAEDVLSGSEEEMDLESVNTFLEQFPKVAGQQNPTTESLSFQIQDGENIMESSQSFSTNDPHSKTVGEQHFRHEVNPQSDEFPKLLFINTDKVGTQIGRNWPLNVVRYHSSCNCKARSDRDKAPEVNLVGSISCPMNLASANSMPESTIRLFKENGEEQFSIEEDVFHNSPVHVDPAESEPMPFSGDAENSDENVAFQGSSGPSGLSLQEVFEDGNKKSLPKIGQLMSKENNYIRMTQSSPQIYSRNAENGRDAEHTKKPNGSSVLDLSTEVTEIHQLDQTLESIAPSPMTKTEDDDSPYITFTASVSSDSFQAPLRNNKIDGLFLSSKHIGSQSPTSGLIDLTCHRLSSSDDYNVGAEEANILLEHMPSSQQFPKKTYSQESVRQESEKLYDFQDSSPCHTLVDEWVPSTYGVSTDAPKIHAISAFWEEMEKLTINDILHIRLMNCNRDKEESFLVRDKAVDLSETTQSQLAHQTEDSNVSEEEKCSSGLGVKENLSLDSESNNSQFNFRLRDLAKADKTTNISKFTGLRKSSSLMDFKRILLVPTVESLSLSNTPINKSVSAEHLLVSPKIESIHNITVQIEPKVFSVKDTDQLTTEGFVNIPVVQNNSGEDVPFIRNSFLGEGANTSYMASVPEMFEYFFCDSESDPSHVIPKDGKTDALSVAEMYDYFFSDFGNEVLVANQGQWKSFTPILPHSTSSHQVCDHFFSDIDEEEDSEEDCGPIRVISRMDAFAPQVAGNLAVPETYDFFCSGTEIQGDLFSRFSTSFRKRQITAGIQKFLRNMRSLLRTNSASEKHSSGRKQSEEHMGKKVKRNRSAVRLHFLENDLLRFIEEQTRKTAETQMAVAVPRKENFLLTFDQTDMCLVCIAFASWAMRSANLQSPDMWKTALLANVSAISAIRYFRRYVKEDKVKVCELL is encoded by the coding sequence ATGGATGATTTTGACTACAGTGTTCATATAGCAGACAGAGACTGGGATGCTTTTCTCACCGAGTCAGATGAGTGCATCTTATCTCAAGCTTCCTTGGCTGACCTTGAAGATCCTTGTCTGAGCGACATTGATGATCCTGGGACCACAACAGCTGGTATAAGAAGAGAAACTGAGGTTCACACATTCTCCATGGACTGCGCTGCGCCTGACTTTTCTTTATTTGGCCCTTTAGACTTTTCAGGGTCTCCTATTGAGAGTGATCAGTTGTGCTGCACAGAGGGTGCATGGCTAAAGATGGCTGAAGATGTTCTTTCTGGCAGTGAAGAGGAGATGGACCTTGAATCAGTGAATACGTTCCTGGAACAGTTTCCAAAAGTTGCAGGCCAACAGAATCCAACAACAGAATCACTGTCTTTTCAAATTCAGGATGGTGAAAACATTATGGAGTCCAGTCAGTCTTTTTCTACTAATGACCCGCATTCAAAAACTGTAGGTGAGCAACATTTCAGACATGAAGTAAATCCTCAAAGTGATGAGTTTCCAAAGTTACTCTTCATCAATACTGATAAAGTTGGAACACAAATTGGAAGGAACTGGCCTTTGAATGTTGTCCGATATCACAGTTCTTGCAACTGTAAGGCCCGTAGTGATAGAGATAAGGCACCTGAGGTCAATTTAGTAGGGAGTATTAGCTGCCCAATGAATTTAGCTTCAGCAAACTCCATGCCGGAGAGCACCATTAGGCTCTTCAAAGAAAATGGGGAAGAACAATTCTCCATTGAAGAGGACGTATTTCATAATAGCCCTGTTCATGTCGACCCTGCTGAAAGCGAACCCATGCCTTTCTCTGGAGATGCAGAAAACTCTGATGAAAATGTGGCTTTCCAAGGGTCATCTGGACCTTCAGGGCTTTCTCTACAGGAAGTCTTTGAAGATGGGAACAAGAAGAGTCTGCCTAAGATAGGTCAACTAATGAgcaaagaaaataattatataagGATGACTCAAAGTTCTCCTCAGATTTACTCCAGGAATGCAGAAAATGGTAGAGATGCAGAACACACCAAAAAGCCAAATGGTAGTTCTGTTCTTGATTTATCAACAGAAGTTACAGAAATTCATCAATTGGACCAAACACTTGAGTCAATTGCCCCTAGTCCAATGACAAAAACAGAAGATGACGACAGCCCATACATCACATTTACAGCTTCCGTTTCCAGTGACTCCTTTCAGGCCCCACTAAGAAACAACAAAATTGATGGCCTGTTTCTCAGTTCTAAACATATAGGGAGCCAGTCTCCAACTAGTGGATTAATTGATCTTACTTGCCATCGTTTATCTTCTTCAGATGATTATAATGTGGGAGCTGAAGAGGCCAATATTCTCCTAGAGCACATGCCCTCCAGCCAAcagtttccaaaaaaaacatatagCCAAGAGAGTGTCAGGCAAGAATCAGAAAAGCTTTATGACTTTCAGGACTCATCTCCTTGTCACACACTTGTAGATGAGTGGGTTCCTTCAACCTATGGAGTCTCCACTGATGCCCCTAAAATTCATGCAATCTCAGCATTTTGGGAAGAAATGGAAAAGCTAACCATAAATGACATCTTACATATCCGGCTAATGAACTGTAATAGGGACAAGGAAGAAAGTTTTCTGGTGCGTGATAAAGCAGTGGATCTATCAGAAACTACTCAATCCCAGTTAGCCCATCAGACAGAAGACTCAAACGTTTCTGAAGAAGAAAAGTGCTCTTCAGGACTGGGAGTTAAAGAAAATCTCAGTTTGGATTCTGAGTCAAATAACAGTCAATTCAACTTCAGATTAAGAGACCTGGCTAAAGCTGATAAGACTACAAACATCTCAAAATTCACTGGACTTAGAAAAAGTAGCTCCCTAATGGACTTCAAAAGGATATTGTTAGTTCCTACTGTTGAGTCTTTGAGTCTAAGTAACACTCCCATCAATAAAAGTGTGAGTGCAGAGCATCTTCTAGTGTCACCTAAAATAGAGAGCATCCACAATATTACCGTTCAAATAGAGCCAAAAGTATTTAGTGTCAAAGATACAGATCAGCTAACCACTGAAGGTTTTGTCAATATTCCAGTGGTACAAAACAACAGTGGGGAAGATGTGCCATTCATAAGGAATTCCTTTCTTGGAGAAGGTGCAAATACTTCATACATGGCATCTGTACCAGAAatgtttgagtattttttttgtgACAGTGAATCTGACCCCAGCCATGTAATCCCTAAAGATGGTAAGACTGATGCCCTATCAGTCGCTGAAATGTATGATTACTTTTTCTCAGACTTTGGCAACGAGGTTTTGGTGGCAAATCAAGGACAATGGAAATCATTTACACCTATACTTCCTCATTCCACTTCTTCTCACCAAGTATGCGACCACTTCTTCTCTGACattgatgaagaagaggactCAGAAGAGGACTGTGGCCCCATACGTGTGATTTCACGCATGGATGCTTTTGCACCACAGGTTGCTGGAAATCTCGCAGTTCCTGAAACCTATGACTTCTTTTGCAGTGGCACCGAAATACAAGGGGATCTCTTTTCAAGGTTTTCCACATCCTTCCGGAAACGACAGATTACAGCTGGAATTCAAAAGTTTCTTAGAAATATGAGATCACTGCTGAGGACAAATAGTGCCAGTGAGAAGCATTCTTCGGGACGAAAACAGTCAGAGGAGCACATGGGCAAAAAGGTAAAGAGGAATCGTTCTGCAGTGAGGTTGCACTTCCTGGAAAATGATTTGCTGAGGTTTATTGAAGAGCAAACACGGAAGACAGCTGAAACTCAGATGGCAGTGGCTGTGCCAA